The DNA region ATCGACATTATTTTGAAAATATTTTTGTTTTTCAATCTCTTCCTCTTTCATTTTAGGAAGTTGAATTAGATAATTTACAAATCTTCTGACTTTCATTTTAAATGTTTCATCAATTCCATTAACGATTCCTTTTAGCTTTCCCTTCTCCGACATATCGTGAAAGAGCGTAATATAAAAAGGATGTTCGCCATCGATAAAGAGAACGCTTCCATCTTTAACTTCCATTGGTGTTTTGATCTCCACAATATGTTCACTAAGATGACTAAGAATAACGGGGATCTCAACAAGAAACTCTCTTTTAATACCAATCAAATCAATATCATCACTAGTAATAACATTTGCATTTTCTTTACAGCGAAGTTGCTCTTTCCATTCTGATTTTGATTTTCTCTTATAAACTTCTAATAAACGTTCAATTATATCTAAGCTGATCTCGCCTTCAAAATTTAATTTGTATTCGAGTTTAGCTTCAATTGGAAGCTTTCGATTAAAAATCAAAAGAATTGGTGGCGTTTCAAATTCTTCTTCTAAAAAGCTGATGAGTCTTTGAATTTTATTTTTTGTCGATGATTGAACAACTGATCCATCTTCTTCGATAATCTCAAAGGCATCTTGTTGGACGATGAGAATCTCCGGCATGATTTTTTTAAGGATTTTAAAATCGTTTGAGAAATACGGATAGTTAAATAGGTTGAATCCTTTTGTTTCATACGAAGATTCTATCATCTCTAACAAACGGACTCTTTTATCGATAATCATTACTCTTGGCAGGTCACGAAGGGGGTTGTTTTTAAGATCACTTATTGTATTTTGAGCAACTTTATCGAAAGAGCCCTTATTCTTGATGTTTAATCTCTTTTCACATGTAAGGGAATTAAAACGTAAGTCGTGTTCAAATTTAGCTATTTCTTTAACATTAACTTGTTCACATCCAAGACCTTCGGGCAGATGAGAACTAATATTCAATGTATTAATATCCTCGAGCCATTTATATTTTCTTTGCAACTCAGGCGTCTCCTGTACAAAAGAGCGTGGAGCACTGAAGTTTGGAAGAAATTCTTCGAGCCACTTTTTATCGGGATCAATTTTATCAAATTTAGTAATCGACTTAATAAGCTCAGGTGTTATTTCCGTCATGCTACAAAGAAACTTCGCCCATAGAACTTCACTATGACCTTCGGCCATGGCGTACTTAGGAGCGCCAGAAGTGTCTTTAGAGATGAGAAACTTTAAATTATAGATAAAGTCTTCAAGGTCTTCTCTTTTATAATCACAAAGCACAACTCCGTGAGAGTAAATTTCTTGTAACTCCGTGAGGTGATGTTCTTCGCCAAAAATTCCAACTTTAGGAATGTCTTTTACGAAGGCATACTTATTAATAATTTTTAAAATATCTTTTTTGAAGCGCTCATTCCCATCGAAATCAATCATGATCAAAGAAAAGAATTTCTTCTCAATGAGTGCCGGAAAGAATGAAGTCAATTTTACATCGCGAATATTCTCATCACGACTAAAGACCACGACTTCAAATTGATCTCCAGCAAATATCGCAATTTGCTTTCTGATCCTTGCCACGTAGAGCGGATCGTCTGAAAAAAGGGCCAATTGTTTCTTTGTCGTGCTCATGGTTTCACCTTCCCACTTCACATTATGAAAGGTGAACATGCAAGAAGTAAGAAAACACTCTTAGCATAAGCAAATATTCTTTACTTCCAAGGACTTACATATTAGAAAACCACTGTAAGATACTGAAAACTCGTACTTTTAAGAATTTCTTATTTTTTTTCAAAAATGCTATTGACGTTACAACTTCAATCACTTATATTCTATTTCACCAAAGCGGGGGCGTAGTTAAGTTGGTTATAACGTCTGCCTGTCACGCAGAAGGCCGAGGGTTCGAGTCCCTTCGTCCCCGCCATTATCGATACCGAGTTTCTACTCCTAAGATAATGAACTCATTGAAAAAAGCCCGAACATTGTTTCGGGCTTTTTCATTTCTGGGGTAGTACAAACCCGATACCACGGAGTTGATACACAAGATGCAAAGGAAAACTCCAACCTTCAAACTTACAGCTGACATTGATATAAAACGATTTAGTGAAAATCTAAAGAATGCATTAAAAGAAGAAAGTAGTTTTCACGAAGCAATGAACTCTGCTCTAGTTAAGGACCTATCCTCATCTCTTGAAGAACTTCAAGAAAAAGGACTAATTAAAAATTTCAGAATAAAACCATATTCCTATCCTCAGAAAGGAATAAGCTCACTAAAACAAGCAACACAGAAAGGTTATGTCTTTTGGTACCTTAAAGTTGTGATTATCACATCGAAAGACATCAAATTAACCGAAAAAAATATTTGTTCTCCCACAAATTTAAAATGGGAATCCTTTACCTACGGTGGTGGAGTTCAAAAATATTTCAAATTCAAATTAACCGAACAAAAAACTCAAAACTTACACAATATCGAATTTCTCAAACTGACAGTTCCCAAAAGTATTTTAGCCAATTTGCATAATACTATTTCTCAGAATTGTGACTGCCTTACCTCAGAACTTCATCCTTATATTTCAGGTTCTTGGGACTGGCATCTTCAATTCATATGCTCAAAATGCGGGCAAAAGTATTTATGTCAATGCTTTAAAAAAGCCTTCGAGAAACAAATAGAAATCGATAATAACTGGAAGCTAAGTCAGCCAAAAGATCACATCAAGTCATACGAGAAGAATGGCTGGCCAACAGCAATGAGCTTAGAGTGGGCCAAAGATGCACAGTATAGAGAAGCTATTTGCCATCTCTGTACAAATACTCCATCAAACCTTACTTACTGTAGTTCTATGTATGGGAGTAGTATTAAAGTAAAGTACGGCCCATATATAATGCGTACAAGTATTGAAAAGGATATTAGCGAAAGAGAAGCAGAAAATGAAATAAGGGAAGAAATTGGATTCCCAAAAATTGGAGAAGGATGGGTTGGAGAAACAGAGCTTTATAAGACAGTATGCCATATTTTGGGCGATCAATATGAGGTCATCCGAGAAGCTTCTCCAAAATGGCTAGGCCGCCAACGTTTAGACATATATATTCCATCCCTAAGCCTAGCAATTGAATATCATGGGCAGCAGCACTTCCAGCCTGTTGAATATTTTGGTGGTGAAAAGGCTTTTCAAAAAAATATCCAACGAGACAAATTAAAAGAAGCTCTTTGTCGTGAAAATGGAATACACCTACTTATTATCAAACACTCTGATAAACAGAGTGAACAGACAATCAAAAGAAAAATTTTACAAAAATTGAACAGAGATCACTTATAACTATCCACACAAACATTAAGTAATTATGATGATTTATAAAACTCTCTCAATTTAAAAAATACAATAACAAACTTCAAATTCAAGATACCAGAGTTTTTAATTGCTATAGGTCTGAAAGGATCTAAATCACCTTT from Halobacteriovorax sp. GB3 includes:
- a CDS encoding DUF2726 domain-containing protein, which translates into the protein MIITSKDIKLTEKNICSPTNLKWESFTYGGGVQKYFKFKLTEQKTQNLHNIEFLKLTVPKSILANLHNTISQNCDCLTSELHPYISGSWDWHLQFICSKCGQKYLCQCFKKAFEKQIEIDNNWKLSQPKDHIKSYEKNGWPTAMSLEWAKDAQYREAICHLCTNTPSNLTYCSSMYGSSIKVKYGPYIMRTSIEKDISEREAENEIREEIGFPKIGEGWVGETELYKTVCHILGDQYEVIREASPKWLGRQRLDIYIPSLSLAIEYHGQQHFQPVEYFGGEKAFQKNIQRDKLKEALCRENGIHLLIIKHSDKQSEQTIKRKILQKLNRDHL